A DNA window from Ornithodoros turicata isolate Travis chromosome 10, ASM3712646v1, whole genome shotgun sequence contains the following coding sequences:
- the LOC135369934 gene encoding polyamine-transporting ATPase 13A3-like isoform X1, with amino-acid sequence MGRREWRFVHGRRQEPTSSFQLGVCNGTTPTEGEELLNDAKLKRPGPPPMQDGADYLNAGEEDQMEISGYRQDPCLTFLTWCGIVCSVGLLRLVFHWHPSWMLLCTHRRCRLDRATKVLLVDQYKQVFVEAVRTVRPSDIDVSAMLSVTGRSDHTYDGPITLNHLVTPRPGGVMEPTDSLVYFENNKVKYLWEREVQGFMKLRGFDKNVECSYLHQQRGIPVQEEIVRRILYGDNAINVQIQSVFRILFREVLEPFYIFQVFSLAVWFSDNYYYYASCIIIMSALSLITGVYQIRSNQKALHSTVHATDIVTVKRDSGLLETVPSEHLVPGDVIIVPRKGCLMQCDAVLTAGNCIVNESMLTGESVPVVKTPLPTSSTMNKGRIYHPKEHARHTLFCGTKVIQTRFYGNENVEAVVVRTGFLTAKGELVRSIMFPKPVDFKFNRHIRHFLLFLAGLASIGFTYTIVLKSLRKVPVDRIIIRALDIVTIVIPPALPAAMTIGIVFAQSRLRRALVYCISPRSINTSGCVNCFCFDKTGTLTEDGLDLFGVVPASGGKFHKEHRDPRELATDSQFLMGMATCHSLTMIDGQLSGDPLDLKMFEATDWVLEEPDIEDNTKYDVITPTVVRPNKKRPSSDVIEDPSKVEHLEVGIVRELPFSSSMQRMSVVARVLGASHFDVYCKGAPETIASLCKTDSVPSDFSEVLTSYTQRGHRVLALAHRPLTANFAKVHRIAREEVECGLTFLGLLVMENRLKPETTGIIQVLQDANIRSIMVTGDNMLTALSVARDCHMIGKHQQVVIVSSNADVTNLGTPALSWQSTDVHQKHVDGDLPHTVSIPIKVHPHLAVTGKTFAVLREHHPDALRRVAVYGTVFARMAPEQKQQLVELLQEVGYYVGMCGDGANDCGALKAAHAGISLAETEASVASPFTSKVANISCVPTLIKEGRAALVTSFGILKYMACYSMTQFTSVVILYSLYSNLTDLQFLYVDLFLITLFAAVFGRTRPSPVLDKSPPPLSLMGLTPLVSILSQILLVVLAQMSGVLLLWRQSWYQPHIQVDGGDEDEELACQDNYVVFAVSVFQYITLAVIFSKGHPYRKTIFSNYWFLSSLVLMTAMTLYLVLYPSQFLVNAFDFFVKDVNLEFRAACVGLAAAHFVIAYITETYLVQGLLFKKVQLRFFSGSPAYRQLQEEFELQSSPDPWWYPSTGYSAIISSPSMEAGDYSQPACALQKNGDAPSAKPQWNGIAAVKGIETINTVNSEYSEKNDPDLYVTHM; translated from the exons ATGGGAAGAAGGGAGTGGCGATTTGTGCATGGTCGCAGGCAAGAACCCACTTCGAGCTTCCAGCTTGGAGTATGCAATGGAACCACGCCGACTGAAGGCGAAGAATTGCTTAACGACG ccAAGCTCAAGAGACCGGGACCACCGCCCATGCAAGATGGTGCAGACTACCTCAATGCAGGGGAAGAGGACCAGATG GAGATATCCGGGTACCGGCAGGACCCATGCCTGACATTTCTAACCTGGTGCGGCATCGTCTGCTCCGTGGGTCTCCTGCGACTCGTGTTCCATTGGCACCCATCCTGGATGCTCCTATGCACTCACCGCCGCTGCCGACTAGACCGGGCTACGAAAGTGCTTCTTGTG GACCAGTACAAGCAGGTGTTTGTTGAGGCCGTGCGGACAGTACGTCCTTCGGACATCGA TGTGTCCGCAATGCTGTCTGTAACGGGCAGATCAGACCACACGTATGACGGACCGATCACGCTAAATCATCTCGTCACTCCCAGGCCAGGT GGCGTGATGGAGCCGACCGATAGCTTGGTATACTTTGAGAACAACAAAGTCAAATATTTATGGGAAAGAGAAGTTCAAGGATTTATGAAATTAAGAGGCTTTGATAAAAATGTTGAATGCTCCTATTTGCATCAGCAGAGAGGAATTCCAGTCCAAGAAGAAATTGTAAG ACGTATACTATATGGGGATAATGCAATTAATGTCCAAATACAGTCAGTCTTTCGTATCCTCTTTCGTGAG GTTCTTGAGCCCTTTTATATCTTTCAAGTGTTCAGTTTGGCTGTTTGGTTCAGCGataactactactactacgccTCGTGTATCATCATCATGTCAGCGCTCTCTCTCATCACAGGCGTCTACCAGATCCGCTCT AATCAAAAAGCCCTGCACAGCACTGTGCATGCAACGGATATTGTGACTGTAAAACGAGACTCCGGAT TGCTTGAGACGGTCCCTTCTGAACATCTGGTGCCGGGGGATGTGATTATTGTACCACGCAAAGGGTGCTTGATGCAGTGTGATGCAGTTCTTACTGCCGGAAACTGCATTGTGAACGAGAGCATGTTGACGG GAGAAAGTGTCCCTGTCGTAAAAACACCACTGCCTACTTCAAGTACGATGAACAAAGGACGCATCTACCATCCCAAGGAACATGCGCGGCACACGCTATTCTGCGGTACCAAGGTCATTCAGACACGTTTCTATGGAAACGAGAACGTCGAGGCCGTTGTCGTCAGAACTG GTTTTCTTACAGCCAAGGGAGAACTAGTCCGATCCATCATGTTCCCGAAACCTGTAGATTTCAAGTTCAATCGGCACATTCgacacttcctcctcttttTGGCTGGTTTGGCAAGCATTGGTTTCACGTACACCATTGTGTTGAAG AGCTTGCGCAAAGTACCCGTCGACCGTATAATCATTCGTGCCTTGGACATAGTGACGATTGTGATTCCGCCAGCACTGCCCGCCGCCATGACCATAGGAATCGTGTTTGCGCAATCGAGGCTTCGACGAGCCCTGGTCTACTGCATCTCTCCGCGCTCCATCAACACGTCGGGCTGCGTCAACTGTTTCTGTTTTGACAAGACGGGCACCCTCACAGAGGACGGCCTCGACCTGTTCGGGGTTGTGCCGGCGTCGGGTGGCAA GTTTCACAAAGAACACCGTGACCCAAGAGAGCTGGCGACGGATTCTCAATTCCTAATGGGCATGGCCACTTGCCACTCGTTGACAATGATCGACGGGCAATTGTCGGGGGACCCGCTCGACCTCAAGATGTTTGAAGCAACTGACTGG GTGCTGGAAGAGCCGGACATCGAGGATAACACCAAGTACGACGTAATTACACCGACCGTGGTCCGTCCAAATAAGAAACGTCCCTCCAGCGATGTCATTGAAGATCCTAGCAAG GTGGAACACTTAGAAGTAGGCATAGTACGAGAGCTTCCATTTTCGTCCAGTATGCAGCGCATGAGCGTAGTAGCCCGGGTGCTCGGAGCATCTCACTTCGACGTGTACTGCAAGGGCGCTCCGGAGACTATAGCATCTCTTTGCAAGACTGACTCAG TGCCTTCTGATTTTAGTGAGGTCCTGACATCGTACACGCAACGTGGCCACAGAGTGCTGGCACTGGCTCACCGTCCCCTCACAGCCAATTTTGCCAAAGTGCATCGCATCGCACGAGAGGAAGTGGAGTGTGGGCTCACGTTCCTCGGTTTGCTAGTCATGGAGAACAGGCTCAAACCGGAAACAACCGGAATCATCCAGGTCTTGCAGGATGCCAACATACGTTCCATCATGGTCACCG GGGACAACATGCTGACTGCACTGAGTGTGGCACGAGACTGTCACATGATCGGAAAGCACCAACAAGTTGTGATCGTGTCCAGCAATGCAGACGTCACAAACCTTGGCACTCCTGCATTATCGTGGCAGTCCACTGATGTGCACCAGAAGCACGTGGACGGTGACTTACCT CACACCGTTAGCATTCCCATCAAGGTCCATCCCCACCTGGCAGTCACTGGCAAGACGTTTGCTGTGCTTCGGGAGCATCATCCGGATGCCTTGCGGAGG GTTGCTGTGTATGGAACTGTGTTTGCTAGGATGGCACCAGAGCAGAAACAACAATTGGTGGAACTTCTGCAAGAAGTGGG GTACTATGTGGGCATGTGTGGTGATGGTGCTAACGACTGTGGG GCGCTGAAGGCGGCCCACGCTGGAATCTCGCTTGCGGAAACTGAAGCTTCCGTGGCTTCGCCGTTCACATCGAAGGTGGCGAACATTTCGTGTGTGCCGACGCTTATCAA agaAGGCCGTGCTGCATTGGTGACGTCGTTTGGCATTCTCAAGTACATGGCATGCTACAGCATGACCCAGTTTACGTCTGTGGTTATCCTGTACAGCTTGTACAGCAACCTGACCGACTTGCAGTTCCTCTACGTTGATCTCTTCCTCATCACTCTCTTTGCTGCCGTCT TTGGACGTACGCGTCCTTCCCCTGTCCTGGACAAGAGTCCTCCGCCGTTGAGTCTGATGGGCCTCACTCCGCTCGTCTCCATACTTAGTCAGATTCTTCTAGTCGTACTTGCTCAGATGAGTGGTGTCCTTCTTCTCTGGCGACAGTCCTG GTATCAACCGCACATTCAAGTTGACGGCGGGGATGAGGATGAGGAACTTGCCTGTCAAGACAACTATGTGGTGTTTGCTGTGTCCGTTTTCCAATACATAACTTTAGCTGTGATATTCTCAAAGGGTCATCCCTACCGGAAAACCATATTTTCAAACT ATTGGTTTTTGTCTTCTCTGGTGTTAATGACTGCCATGACACTCTACTTGGTGCTGTACCCATCACAATTTCTCGTCAACGCATTCgac TTTTTCGTGAAAGACGTAAACCTGGAATTCAGGGCAGCATGCGTTGGTCTTGCGGCAGCTCACTTTGTGATTGCGTACATCACAGAG ACCTACCTCGTGCAGGGCTTACTTTTCAAGAAGGTGCAGCTGAGGTTCTTCAGCGGAAGCCCAGCCTACCGTCAGCTTCAGGAGGAATTTGAGCTGCAAAGCAGCCCTGACCCCTGGTGGTACCCTTCGACCGGATATTCAGCCATCATCTCTTCGCCCTCGATGGAGGCCGGAGATTACAGCCAGCCCGCTTGTGCCTTACAGAAGAACGGTGACGCACCGTCTGCCAAGCCGCAGTGGAACGGCATTGCTGCTGTGAAGGGCATCGAAACCATAAACACGGTGAACAGCGAATACAGCGAAAAAAATGATCCAGATTTGTACGTCACACACATGTGA
- the LOC135369934 gene encoding polyamine-transporting ATPase 13A3-like isoform X4: MGDPRAKIKVRRGSEVQAKLKRPGPPPMQDGADYLNAGEEDQMEISGYRQDPCLTFLTWCGIVCSVGLLRLVFHWHPSWMLLCTHRRCRLDRATKVLLVDQYKQVFVEAVRTVRPSDIDVSAMLSVTGRSDHTYDGPITLNHLVTPRPGGVMEPTDSLVYFENNKVKYLWEREVQGFMKLRGFDKNVECSYLHQQRGIPVQEEIVRRILYGDNAINVQIQSVFRILFREVLEPFYIFQVFSLAVWFSDNYYYYASCIIIMSALSLITGVYQIRSNQKALHSTVHATDIVTVKRDSGLLETVPSEHLVPGDVIIVPRKGCLMQCDAVLTAGNCIVNESMLTGESVPVVKTPLPTSSTMNKGRIYHPKEHARHTLFCGTKVIQTRFYGNENVEAVVVRTGFLTAKGELVRSIMFPKPVDFKFNRHIRHFLLFLAGLASIGFTYTIVLKSLRKVPVDRIIIRALDIVTIVIPPALPAAMTIGIVFAQSRLRRALVYCISPRSINTSGCVNCFCFDKTGTLTEDGLDLFGVVPASGGKFHKEHRDPRELATDSQFLMGMATCHSLTMIDGQLSGDPLDLKMFEATDWVLEEPDIEDNTKYDVITPTVVRPNKKRPSSDVIEDPSKVEHLEVGIVRELPFSSSMQRMSVVARVLGASHFDVYCKGAPETIASLCKTDSVPSDFSEVLTSYTQRGHRVLALAHRPLTANFAKVHRIAREEVECGLTFLGLLVMENRLKPETTGIIQVLQDANIRSIMVTGDNMLTALSVARDCHMIGKHQQVVIVSSNADVTNLGTPALSWQSTDVHQKHVDGDLPHTVSIPIKVHPHLAVTGKTFAVLREHHPDALRRVAVYGTVFARMAPEQKQQLVELLQEVGYYVGMCGDGANDCGALKAAHAGISLAETEASVASPFTSKVANISCVPTLIKEGRAALVTSFGILKYMACYSMTQFTSVVILYSLYSNLTDLQFLYVDLFLITLFAAVFGRTRPSPVLDKSPPPLSLMGLTPLVSILSQILLVVLAQMSGVLLLWRQSWYQPHIQVDGGDEDEELACQDNYVVFAVSVFQYITLAVIFSKGHPYRKTIFSNYWFLSSLVLMTAMTLYLVLYPSQFLVNAFDFFVKDVNLEFRAACVGLAAAHFVIAYITETYLVQGLLFKKVQLRFFSGSPAYRQLQEEFELQSSPDPWWYPSTGYSAIISSPSMEAGDYSQPACALQKNGDAPSAKPQWNGIAAVKGIETINTVNSEYSEKNDPDLYVTHM, encoded by the exons ATGGGTGACCCTCGAGCAAAGATTAAAGTTCGTCGCGGAAGTGAAGTGCAAG ccAAGCTCAAGAGACCGGGACCACCGCCCATGCAAGATGGTGCAGACTACCTCAATGCAGGGGAAGAGGACCAGATG GAGATATCCGGGTACCGGCAGGACCCATGCCTGACATTTCTAACCTGGTGCGGCATCGTCTGCTCCGTGGGTCTCCTGCGACTCGTGTTCCATTGGCACCCATCCTGGATGCTCCTATGCACTCACCGCCGCTGCCGACTAGACCGGGCTACGAAAGTGCTTCTTGTG GACCAGTACAAGCAGGTGTTTGTTGAGGCCGTGCGGACAGTACGTCCTTCGGACATCGA TGTGTCCGCAATGCTGTCTGTAACGGGCAGATCAGACCACACGTATGACGGACCGATCACGCTAAATCATCTCGTCACTCCCAGGCCAGGT GGCGTGATGGAGCCGACCGATAGCTTGGTATACTTTGAGAACAACAAAGTCAAATATTTATGGGAAAGAGAAGTTCAAGGATTTATGAAATTAAGAGGCTTTGATAAAAATGTTGAATGCTCCTATTTGCATCAGCAGAGAGGAATTCCAGTCCAAGAAGAAATTGTAAG ACGTATACTATATGGGGATAATGCAATTAATGTCCAAATACAGTCAGTCTTTCGTATCCTCTTTCGTGAG GTTCTTGAGCCCTTTTATATCTTTCAAGTGTTCAGTTTGGCTGTTTGGTTCAGCGataactactactactacgccTCGTGTATCATCATCATGTCAGCGCTCTCTCTCATCACAGGCGTCTACCAGATCCGCTCT AATCAAAAAGCCCTGCACAGCACTGTGCATGCAACGGATATTGTGACTGTAAAACGAGACTCCGGAT TGCTTGAGACGGTCCCTTCTGAACATCTGGTGCCGGGGGATGTGATTATTGTACCACGCAAAGGGTGCTTGATGCAGTGTGATGCAGTTCTTACTGCCGGAAACTGCATTGTGAACGAGAGCATGTTGACGG GAGAAAGTGTCCCTGTCGTAAAAACACCACTGCCTACTTCAAGTACGATGAACAAAGGACGCATCTACCATCCCAAGGAACATGCGCGGCACACGCTATTCTGCGGTACCAAGGTCATTCAGACACGTTTCTATGGAAACGAGAACGTCGAGGCCGTTGTCGTCAGAACTG GTTTTCTTACAGCCAAGGGAGAACTAGTCCGATCCATCATGTTCCCGAAACCTGTAGATTTCAAGTTCAATCGGCACATTCgacacttcctcctcttttTGGCTGGTTTGGCAAGCATTGGTTTCACGTACACCATTGTGTTGAAG AGCTTGCGCAAAGTACCCGTCGACCGTATAATCATTCGTGCCTTGGACATAGTGACGATTGTGATTCCGCCAGCACTGCCCGCCGCCATGACCATAGGAATCGTGTTTGCGCAATCGAGGCTTCGACGAGCCCTGGTCTACTGCATCTCTCCGCGCTCCATCAACACGTCGGGCTGCGTCAACTGTTTCTGTTTTGACAAGACGGGCACCCTCACAGAGGACGGCCTCGACCTGTTCGGGGTTGTGCCGGCGTCGGGTGGCAA GTTTCACAAAGAACACCGTGACCCAAGAGAGCTGGCGACGGATTCTCAATTCCTAATGGGCATGGCCACTTGCCACTCGTTGACAATGATCGACGGGCAATTGTCGGGGGACCCGCTCGACCTCAAGATGTTTGAAGCAACTGACTGG GTGCTGGAAGAGCCGGACATCGAGGATAACACCAAGTACGACGTAATTACACCGACCGTGGTCCGTCCAAATAAGAAACGTCCCTCCAGCGATGTCATTGAAGATCCTAGCAAG GTGGAACACTTAGAAGTAGGCATAGTACGAGAGCTTCCATTTTCGTCCAGTATGCAGCGCATGAGCGTAGTAGCCCGGGTGCTCGGAGCATCTCACTTCGACGTGTACTGCAAGGGCGCTCCGGAGACTATAGCATCTCTTTGCAAGACTGACTCAG TGCCTTCTGATTTTAGTGAGGTCCTGACATCGTACACGCAACGTGGCCACAGAGTGCTGGCACTGGCTCACCGTCCCCTCACAGCCAATTTTGCCAAAGTGCATCGCATCGCACGAGAGGAAGTGGAGTGTGGGCTCACGTTCCTCGGTTTGCTAGTCATGGAGAACAGGCTCAAACCGGAAACAACCGGAATCATCCAGGTCTTGCAGGATGCCAACATACGTTCCATCATGGTCACCG GGGACAACATGCTGACTGCACTGAGTGTGGCACGAGACTGTCACATGATCGGAAAGCACCAACAAGTTGTGATCGTGTCCAGCAATGCAGACGTCACAAACCTTGGCACTCCTGCATTATCGTGGCAGTCCACTGATGTGCACCAGAAGCACGTGGACGGTGACTTACCT CACACCGTTAGCATTCCCATCAAGGTCCATCCCCACCTGGCAGTCACTGGCAAGACGTTTGCTGTGCTTCGGGAGCATCATCCGGATGCCTTGCGGAGG GTTGCTGTGTATGGAACTGTGTTTGCTAGGATGGCACCAGAGCAGAAACAACAATTGGTGGAACTTCTGCAAGAAGTGGG GTACTATGTGGGCATGTGTGGTGATGGTGCTAACGACTGTGGG GCGCTGAAGGCGGCCCACGCTGGAATCTCGCTTGCGGAAACTGAAGCTTCCGTGGCTTCGCCGTTCACATCGAAGGTGGCGAACATTTCGTGTGTGCCGACGCTTATCAA agaAGGCCGTGCTGCATTGGTGACGTCGTTTGGCATTCTCAAGTACATGGCATGCTACAGCATGACCCAGTTTACGTCTGTGGTTATCCTGTACAGCTTGTACAGCAACCTGACCGACTTGCAGTTCCTCTACGTTGATCTCTTCCTCATCACTCTCTTTGCTGCCGTCT TTGGACGTACGCGTCCTTCCCCTGTCCTGGACAAGAGTCCTCCGCCGTTGAGTCTGATGGGCCTCACTCCGCTCGTCTCCATACTTAGTCAGATTCTTCTAGTCGTACTTGCTCAGATGAGTGGTGTCCTTCTTCTCTGGCGACAGTCCTG GTATCAACCGCACATTCAAGTTGACGGCGGGGATGAGGATGAGGAACTTGCCTGTCAAGACAACTATGTGGTGTTTGCTGTGTCCGTTTTCCAATACATAACTTTAGCTGTGATATTCTCAAAGGGTCATCCCTACCGGAAAACCATATTTTCAAACT ATTGGTTTTTGTCTTCTCTGGTGTTAATGACTGCCATGACACTCTACTTGGTGCTGTACCCATCACAATTTCTCGTCAACGCATTCgac TTTTTCGTGAAAGACGTAAACCTGGAATTCAGGGCAGCATGCGTTGGTCTTGCGGCAGCTCACTTTGTGATTGCGTACATCACAGAG ACCTACCTCGTGCAGGGCTTACTTTTCAAGAAGGTGCAGCTGAGGTTCTTCAGCGGAAGCCCAGCCTACCGTCAGCTTCAGGAGGAATTTGAGCTGCAAAGCAGCCCTGACCCCTGGTGGTACCCTTCGACCGGATATTCAGCCATCATCTCTTCGCCCTCGATGGAGGCCGGAGATTACAGCCAGCCCGCTTGTGCCTTACAGAAGAACGGTGACGCACCGTCTGCCAAGCCGCAGTGGAACGGCATTGCTGCTGTGAAGGGCATCGAAACCATAAACACGGTGAACAGCGAATACAGCGAAAAAAATGATCCAGATTTGTACGTCACACACATGTGA